One genomic segment of Odocoileus virginianus isolate 20LAN1187 ecotype Illinois chromosome 17, Ovbor_1.2, whole genome shotgun sequence includes these proteins:
- the NUP88 gene encoding LOW QUALITY PROTEIN: nuclear pore complex protein Nup88 (The sequence of the model RefSeq protein was modified relative to this genomic sequence to represent the inferred CDS: inserted 1 base in 1 codon; substituted 1 base at 1 genomic stop codon) has protein sequence MASAEGAPGDGELWQTWLPNHAVFLRLREGLKNQSSAETKKPASSLPSSPPLPPQLLTRNLVLGLGGELFLWDPEDSSFLVVRLRGPSGVDEEPSLSQYQRLLCINPPLFEVYQVLLSPTQHHVALTGIKGLMILGLPKRWGKNSEFEGGKSAVNCSTTPVAERFFTSSTSLTLKHAAWYPSEMLDPHIVLLTSDNVIRIYSLREPQTPAKVIVLSEAEEESLILNKGRAYTASLGETAVAFDFGPLSAXPKHIFGXKGKAEVAAYPLYILYENGETFLTYISLLHSPGSVGKLLGPLPMHPAAEDNYGYDACAVLCLPCVPNILVIATESGMLYHCVVLEGEEEDDQTSEKSWDSRADLIPSLYVFECVELELALKLASGEDEPFDSDFSCPIKLHRDPKCPSRYHCTHEAGVHSVGLTWIHKLHKFLGSDEEDKDSLQELATEQKCFVEHILCTKPLPCRQPAPIRGFWIVPDILGPTMICITSTYECLVRPLLSTVHPASPPRLCTRENVEVAESPLLILVETWDSFEKHIRSILQRSVANPAFLKSSEKDMAPPPEECLQLISRATQVFREQYILKQDLAKEEIQRRVKLLCDQKKKQLEDLNYCREERKSLREMAERLADRYEEAKEKQEDIMNRMKKVLHSFHSQLPVLSDSERDMKKELQLIPDQLRHLGNAIKQVTMKKDYQQRKMEKVLSPQKPTITLSAYQRKCIQSILKEEGEHIREMVKQINDIRNHVNF, from the exons ATGGCGAGCGCCGAAGGAGCCCCGGGCGACGGTGAACTGTGGCAGACCTGGCTGCCAAACCACGCCGTGTTCTTGCGGCTCCGAGAGGGACTGAAAAACCAGAGCTCAGCCGAAACTAAGAAGCCGGCTTCATCATTGCCTTCGTCGCCGCCGCTGCCTCCTCAGTTGTTGACGAGAAACCTGGTCTTAGGCCTAGGCGGAGAACTCTTTCTGTGGGACCCAGAAGACAGCTCCTTCCTAGTCGTGCGTCTTCGGGGCCCCAGCGGCGTTGATGAGGAGCCCTCCCTCTCCCAGTACCAG AGATTGCTTTGCATAAATCCACCCCTGTTTGAAGTCTATCAAGTCTTGTTGAGCCCAACACAACATCATGTAGCACTTACGGGAATAAAAGGTCTCATGATATTAGGATTACCtaaaagatggggaaagaattCTGAATTTGAAGGTGGAAAATCAGCAGTGAATTGTAG TACCACTCCCGTTGCTGAGAGATTTTTCACCAGTTCAACCTCTCTAACTCTGAAGCATGCTGCCTGGTATCCGAGCGAGATGCTAGATCCCCACATAGTGCTGTTAACGTCAGATAATGTCATAAG AATTTACTCTTTGCGTGAGCCCCAGACACCAGCTAAGGTCATTGTACTTtcagaagcagaagaggaaagTCTAATACTCAACAAAGg AAGGGCCTACACTGCATCTCTGGGAGAGACAGCAGTTGCATTTGACTTTGGGCCATTGTCAG GCCCGAAGCACATATTTGGCTAAAAAGGCAAAGCAGAAGTAGCAGCTTACCCTTTGTACATCTTATATGAGAATGGGGAGACTTTCCTTACATACATTAGTCTGTTGCACAG ccctgGGAGTGTGGGCAAGCTTTTGGGCCCGTTGCCCATGCATCCTGCTGCGGAAGATAACTATGGCTATGATGCTTGTGCTGTGCTCTGCTTACCATGTGTCCCTAACATCCTGGTGATTGCTACTGAGTCAGGAATGCTGTATCACTGTGTTGTGCTGGAGGGGGAAGAAGAAGATGACCAAACA tcAGAAAAGTCCTGGGATTCCAGGGCTGACCTCATTCCATCTCTGTATGTATTTGAGTGTGTTGAGTTGGAGCTTGCCCTGAAACTGGCATCTGGAGAGGATGAGCCCTTTGATTCTGACTTTTCTTGTCCAATCAAACTTCACAGAG ATCCCAAGTGTCCTTCAAGATACCACTGTACTCATGAAGCTGGTGTACATAGTGTTGGGCTAACTTGGATTCATAAACTTCACAAGTTTCTTGGGTCAG ATGAAGAAGATAAGGACAGTTTACAGGAACTGGCTACAGAACAGAAATGCTTTGTAGAACACATTCTTTGTACAAAGCCACTGCCATGCAG GCAGCCAGCTCCGATTCGAGGATTCTGGATTGTCCCTGACATCCTGGGGCCAACAATGATCTGCATCACCAGTACCTACGAATGCCTCGTCAGGCCTTTACT aagCACAGTCCATCCAGCATCTCCTCCCCGGCTTTGTACCCGAGAGAATGTTGAAGTGGCAGAGTCTCCCCTCCTTATTCTGGTTGAAACCTGGGATTCCTTTGAAAAGCATATTAGAAGCATTTTGCAACGTAGTGTTGCAAATCCAGCATTTTTGAA atcatctGAAAAAGATATGGCTCCTCCTCCTGAAGAATGTCTTCAGCTCATCAGCAGAGCCACCCAGGTGTTCAGAGAACAGTACATTCTAAAACAGGACCTGGCAAAGGAGGAGATTCAGCGGAG GGTCAAATTGTtatgtgaccaaaaaaagaaacaattagaaGATCTCAATTACTGTAGAGAGGAGAG GAAAAGTCTACGGGAAATGGCTGAGCGCTTAGCTGACAGATACGAGGAGGCCAAGGAAAAACAAGAAGACATCATGAACAG GATGAAAAAAGTACTTCACAGTTTTCACTCTCAGCTCCCAGTTCTCTCTGACAGTGAGAGAGACATGAAGAAAGAATTACAGCTGATACCTGATCAACTTAGACATTTGGGCAATGCCATCAAACAG GTTACTATGAAAAAAGACTATCAACAACGAAAGATGGAAAAGGTACTGAGTCCTCAAAAGCCCACCATTACTCTCAGCGCCTACCAGCGAAAATGCattcagtccatcctgaaggagga GGGTGAGCACATAAGAGAAATGGTGAAGCAAATTAACGACATCCGAAATCATGTTAACTTCTGA